A genomic region of Zea mays cultivar B73 chromosome 6, Zm-B73-REFERENCE-NAM-5.0, whole genome shotgun sequence contains the following coding sequences:
- the LOC100273370 gene encoding 60S ribosomal protein L18a-like: protein MEGRREPEADGGKAGGLPPSEPPHLQGQPPQEYGYGTFQGPRHPPVGFPQPAPPPGLGSGGYHNQQQPYAPAETYYAQGYQAVPGYGPVAEGRPVRMRRLPCCGLGLGWCLFITGFFLAAIPWFIGAFVLICVRVHDQREKPGYVACTIAAVVAAVAILLGVTKGTHVW from the exons ATGGAAGGAAGGCGCGAGCCGGAGGCGGACGGCGGAAAGGCCGGGGGCCTCCCGCCGTCGGAGCCGCCGCACCTGCAGGGCCAGCCGCCGCAGGAGTACGGGTACGGCACGTTCCAGGGTCCTCGACATCCTCCCGTCGGGTTCCCGCAGCCTGCCCCGCCTCCCGGGCTCGGCAGCGGCGGCTATCACAACCAGCAGCAGCCGTACGCGCCTGCGGAGACGTACTACGCCCAGGGGTACCAGGCCGTACCAG GCTATGGTCCTGTTGCTGAAGGAAGACCTGTGAGAATGAGGCGTCTCCCATGTTGTGGCCTCGGCTTAGGCTGGTGTCT GTTCATAACTGGGTTTTTCTTGGCTGCCATTCCATGGTTCATTGGAGCTTTCGTTCTTATATGTGTGCGGGTACATGACCAACGAGAGAAACCAGGATACGTTGCTTGCACAATTGCT GCCGTTGTTGCTGCCGTTGCCATCCTCTTGGGGGTAACTAAAGGAACGCACGTGTGGTGA